The Sebastes umbrosus isolate fSebUmb1 chromosome 19, fSebUmb1.pri, whole genome shotgun sequence genome has a segment encoding these proteins:
- the pdzph1 gene encoding uncharacterized protein pdzph1, with product MSKRGRRRNSKRRKSSSSSKRSVSPNIFQKQNKSNSVSYKDDIVEKGESDSLRKENVLSGSDDEEKYNNAPPKVKRFKQDYRVKWYPNQRRIYTKTTEDKDKGVRTVTSVSVDDVEDSSPKIIVEQSHEPLPENLTSTPVTNIMTINCTGSHVKLEIQEIVQENTPGIKTTFVFMNEKGACAETFFKSRETWVPNNESSEQPSQNVTDHDQNTNYRFTFGNVSEQTDSHSDSVNPTNIGDNPNYSQCNGDPNPLISTDFIWKRKQYPISRDQFWDIPPPQDFADIKYNTLEDLTHDLASCRISARNPVDEHLREFHPTPTENEEPPFSGDEEERADLAPSFDQLSENYEHTLMRPSVSTNRSSFTKDFINCQKRKSWIRHNSIATVEHRACLYPRKRRQTFPRMSEGLGLMQEDPLFPSTEWFSSLSVCSPLLQTERIHHGADYNSSQTKGSSKPVSESQNSHDQNQPLPSPLYMSSSEDNPDDMFKVNNERRRSSVRYHPKDLRRQDLDLKLSSFKDMESLDTVADSGFDQEMGEVEYHSPERLAVELSLRALAVQVIPPSCSGTDEQMLRSHPVLHNDKVKYESREDSVAKQSKSSVTTLEQRFLQTNSSLGMEKHPRAALEDPCTSPLQCVNSLNTNEVTDEIEPEKTGNASPSLTLMTEQTNDLQLDTTRTKEPDKPASCPAKGSTEAEIHTKEQLSKTDKADKQFVFGPSLEAKEHPKPVVHRDPDSSGSGSDHLTKRRNLFKESKQWGSAGGSSITSDITEESVSEDTRSNDITVQDKEDRGFYTETFHSSAWIYQGDDVEPGAVPPSLNSRTRVVSIRERTVKIRRGTGEYPWGFRIQFSKPIVVTEVDTNGAAEEAGLMVGDSVLAVNGTDVTSIPHSEAAELARQGPDVLTLTIGSDIARGPNTPRPACRGYLHKRTQSGLFKGWRKRWFVLTHNCCLFYYRHKRDEGKRQNLSAVKLEGAEVGPDISLGKPFVFKCRPQSGNRVYFFCAISNQEMKRWLEAMERAIHPITQNHVWMDVTKHNSNLPPLAVKNPECLGLLHKMDKNLDMWVQHYCILKDGCLSLYSGIRATHALGGIYLQGYIVREQPYGSKKSTIELKPPSDEFKTFHLCAENPTENKRWIIAIKASLRKWLPLHLVIKEFRSRPSEETRM from the exons ATGAgcaagagggggaggaggaggaacagcaagaggaggaagagctcCAGCAGCAGTAAAC gGAGCGTCTCACCAAACATCTTTCAAAAGCAGAACAAAAGTAACAGTGTCAGCTACAAAGATGACATTGTTGAAAAGGGTGAGTCGGACTCTCTTCGAAAGGAAAATGTTCTGTCGGGATCCGACGACGAGGAAAAATACAACAATGCTCCACCCAAGGTGAAACGATTTAAACAGGATTATCGTGTGAAATGGTATCCAAATCAAAGGAGAATTTATACCAAAACAACAGAGGACAAAGACAAAGGAGTGAGGACAGTAACGTCGGTGTCTGTCGATGACGTGGAAGATTCATCCCCAAAGATCATTGTCGAACAGTCACACGAACCTTTACCTGAAAATCTAACATCAACACcagttactaacatcatgacaATCAACTGCACCGGGTCACATGTGAAACTTGAAATTCAAGAAATTGTACAAGAGAACACTCCCGGCATCAAGACcacgtttgttttcatgaatgaAAAGGGGGCCTGTGCTGAGACGTTTTTTAAGAGCAGAGAGACGTGGGTACCGAATAACGAGTCGTCTGAGCAGCCGTCACAAAATGTCACTGATCACGAtcaaaacacaaattacagattCACCTTTGGCAACGTAAGTGAACAAACAGATTCTCATAGTGATTCTGTCAATCCAACAAACATAGGGGACAATCCAAACTACTCTCAATGCAACGGCGATCCCAATCCACTAATATCAACAGACTTTATATGGAAGAGGAAACAATATCCCATCAGTAGAGATCAGTTCTGGGACATCCCTCCACCCCAAGACTTTGCGGACATTAAATATAACACTTTGGAGGACCTAACACATGACCTGGCTTCCTGCAGGATTAGCGCTCGTAATCCTGTTGACGAACATCTAAGGGAATTTCACCCGACACCTACTGAAAACGAAGAACCCCCTTTTTctggagatgaagaggaaagaGCGGATCTGGCACCTTCGTTCGATCAATTATCAGAAAACTATGAGCACACGCTCATGAGGCCCTCAGTGTCGACCAACAGGTCCAGCTTCACCAAAGACTTCATCAACTGTCAAAAGAGGAAATCCTGGATTAGACACAACAGTATCGCCACCGTGGAACACAGAGCGTGTTTGTACCCGAGGAAAAGACGCCAAACGTTCCCCAGGATGTCGGAGGGTCTCGGATTAATGCAAGAAGATCCTCTGTTTCCTTCTACAGAGTGGTTTTCCTCTTTGAGCGTGTGCTCGCCTCTTCTCCAAACTGAGAGGATTCATCACGGCGCTGACTATAATTCTTCACAAACCAAGGGAAGTTCCAAACCTGTCTCAGAAAGCCAAAACAGCCACGATCAAAATCAACCGTTGCCCAGTCCGCTCTATATGAGCAGCTCCGAGGATAATCCTGATGATATGTTCAAGGTAAACAATGAACGAAGACGAAGCAGCGTCAGATACCATCCGAAAGATCTCAGACGACAGGATTTGGACTTAAAACTGAGCAGTTTTAAGGACATGGAAAGTCTGGACACTGTTGCAGACAGTGGATTTGACCAAGAAATGGGGGAAGTAGAATATCACAGCCCAGAGCGCCTTGCAGtggagctcagtcttagagcCCTCGCTGTACAAGTCATCCCTCCGTCCTGCAGCGGCACAGATGAACAAATGCTACGGAGCCATCCTGTACTCCACAATGATAAGGTTAAATATGAAAGCCGAGAGGATTCAGTAGCCAAACAGAGTAAGTCCTCAGTCACGACACTCGAGCAAAGATTCCTGCAGACGAACTCATCATTGGGTATGGAAAAACACCCTAGAGCTGCTTTGGAAGACCCCTGCACATCCCCTTTGCAGTGTGTCAATTCATTAAACACAAATGAGGTTACAGATGAGATTGAACCtgaaaaaacaggaaatgcCAGCCCTTCTCTGACGCTAATGACTGAGCAGACAAATGATCTGCAATTGGACACAACAAGAACAAAGGAACCAGACAAACCTGCATCATGTCCTGCCAAAGGTTCAACAGAGGCAGAAATCCATACAAAAGAGCAGCTCAGTAAAACGGACAAAGCAGATAAACAGTTTGTATTCGGAC CTTCCTTAGAGGCAAAGGAGCATCCGAAACCTGTGGTTCACAGAGATCCAGACAGCAGTGGTTCTGGTTCTGACCACTTGACCAAGAGGCGAAATCTCTTCAAGGAGAGCAAGCAGTGGGGCTCTGCTGGAGGAAGCTCGATTACCAGCGACATCACAGAGGAATCAG TATCGGAGGATACTCGCTCTAATGACATAACAGTTCAAGACAAAGAAGACAGGGGCTTTTACACGGAGACGTTCCACTCGTCAGCATGGATTTACCAAGGAGACGATGTCGAACCAGGGGCCGTTCCTCCCAGCCTCAATAGCAGAACTCGAGTTGTCTCAA TTCGTGAGAGGACTGTGAAGATCAGGAGAGGGACAGGAGAGTATCCTTGGGGCTTTCGAATCCAGTTTTCTAAACCCATTGTGGTCACAGAGGTTGACACAA ATGGGGCTGCTGAAGAAGCGGGGTTGATGGTCGGAGACTCTGTCCTCGCTGTCAATGGAACTGATGTCACCAGCATTCCTCATTCTGAGGCTGCTGAGTTGGCCAGGCAAG GCCCAGATGTTCTCACGTTGACTATTGGGTCAGACATCGCCCGCGGTCCGAACACCCCCAGACCAGCATGTCGTGGTTATCTTCACAAGCGTACCCAGTCTGGCCTGTTTAAAGGCTGGAGGAAGAGGTGGTTCGTACTCACACATAACTGCTGCCTGTTCTACTACAGACACAAACGG GATGAAGGCAAGAGGCAGAATTTGTCAGCAGTGAAACTGGAAGGGGCTGAGGTGGGACCCGACATTTCTCTGGGAAAACCATTTGTGTTCAAGTGCCGCCCGCAGTCTGGTAACCGAGTGTACTTCTTCTGTGCCATCTCCAACCAGGAGATGAAAAG GTGGCTGGAAGCGATGGAGAGAGCCATTCATCCCATCACACAG AACCACGTGTGGATGGATGTCACCAAACACAACTCTAATCTGCCCCCGCTGGCTGTGAAGAACCCGGAGTGTCTCGGATTGCTTCACAAAATGGACAAAAACCTGGACATGTGGGTCCAGCACTACTGCATTCTGAAGGACGGCTGCCTCTCCTTGTACAGCGGTATCCGCGCAACTCATGCACTTG GTGGGATCTACCTTCAGGGGTACATTGTGCGAGAGCAGCCCTATGGATCTAAGAAATCCACCATTGAGCTGAAACCTCCGTCTGATGAGTTCAAGACTTTCCACCTCTGTGCTGAAAATCCTACTGAGAATAAACG ATGGATCATAGCGATCAAAGCTTCATTAAGGAAGTGGCTGCCTTTACATCTGGTCATTAAGGAGTTCAGGAGCCGACCATCAGAAGAGACCAGAATGTGA
- the macir gene encoding macrophage immunometabolism regulator yields the protein MEMDISGVPRAHVSILPAAEIKATLKPEPERPRCASTPCSPIRGTVAGYQILHMDSNYLVGFTTGEELLKLAHKWSEGPPEKGSVSEAVSSSIQSAVPKSVDLGVHRSSRICKGKSRYYQPYDIPAANGRRRRRMPSSSDTFLRSLAHGEPGRGLHAPLPLCLLKGKRAHSKSLDYLNLDKISIKESSDTEVLQYQLQHLTLRGERMFTRNKT from the coding sequence ATGGAAATGGATATCAGTGGAGTGCCAAGGGCACACGTCTCCATACTTCCTGCAGCGGAAATCAAAGCCACGTTGAAACCAGAACCAGAGAGACCTCGCTGTGCCAGCACCCCGTGTTCACCCATCAGAGGTACCGTAGCGGGATACCAGATCCTCCACATGGACTCCAACTATCTGGTGGGCTTCACCACCGGCGAGGAGCTGCTCAAGCTGGCCCACAAGTGGTCAGAAGGCCCTCCGGAGAAGGGTTCTGTATCTGAAGCCGTGTCCAGCTCCATCCAGAGTGCCGTCCCGAAGTCCGTGGACTTGGGCGTCCACCGGTCTTCACGGATCTGCAAAGGCAAAAGTCGCTACTACCAACCGTATGACATTCCCGCCGCCAACGGGCGGAGACGGCGGCGTATGCCCAGCTCTAGTGACACCTTCCTCAGGTCCCTGGCCCACGGAGAGCCTGGGAGGGGTCTGCATGCTCCACTCCCCCTCTGTCTGCTCAAAGGGAAGAGGGCCCATTCCAAGTCTCTGGACTACCTTAATCTGGACAAAATAAGTATCAAAGAGTCGTCAGACACTGAGGTGTTACAGTACCAACTGCAGCACCTCACCCTGCGAGGGGAGCGCATGTTTACCAGAAACAAGACATGA
- the pomk gene encoding protein O-mannose kinase: protein MGRSSSSSISHGVPVVAVCLAALLLSNALIYLYLDALYQTSEQLVPYHVGCEPRHFKMTTMKNCTPWLQCSQINAEVRKLKLIGQGAVKKVFLAEWRGQKVALSNLSSLDYREDFLHGLSMLQALQGPQVVQLVGFCLEEHTQVTEHHPLGPLLNLNGVLAQEQHQQHNTWQIRLRLATDYVSILHYLHNSPAGRRVMCDSNSLEKTLSQFLLTSDFHLVVNDLDALPEVDPHRGMLVKCGHRELTGDFVAPEQLWPFRDEGKPFSDDLMPAYDERTDIWKIPDVTRFLMGRVPGGDVVHFHLFQIHEQCKKEDPKLRPSALDVLKVYQSVYSSMVQDNAGLRDML from the exons ATGGGTCGGAGCAGTAGCAGTTCGATCTCCCATGGCGTTCCAGTGGTGGCGGTGTGCCTTGCTGCTTTGCTACTCAGCAATGCCTTGATCTACCTGTATCTGGACGCTTTGTATCAGACCAGTGAACAGCTGGTACCCTATCACGTAGGCTGTGAGCCTCGGCATTTTAAAATGACGACCATGAAAAACTGCACCCCCTGGCTCCAGTGTTCACAGATAAACGCCGAAGTACGCAAGCTGAAGCTGATTGGCCAGGGAGCTGTTAAGAAG GTCTTTCTGGCGGAGTGGAGGGGTCAGAAGGTGGCTTTGTCCAACCTATCCTCTCTGGATTACCGGGAGGATTTCCTCCATGGATTGTCCATGTTGCAGGCCCTGCAGGGCCCCCAGGTGGTGCAGTTGGTTGGGTTTTGCCTTGAAGAGCACACCCAGGTCACGGAGCACCACCCACTTGGCCCGCTGCTCAACTTGAATGGCGTTCTTGCACaagagcagcaccagcagcacaaCACGTGGCAGATCCGGCTGAGGCTGGCTACAGATTACGTCTCCATCCTCCATTATCTCCATAACAGCCCAGCTGGACGGCGAGTTATGTGTGATTCCAACAGCCTGGAGAAAACTCTCTCCCAGTTCCTGCTGACGAGTGACTTTCACCTGGTGGTGAACGATCTTGATGCGCTGCCTGAGGTGGACCCACATAGAGGCATGTTGGTGAAATGTGGTCACCGGGAACTCACCGGGGACTTCGTTGCCCCAGAGCAGCTGTGGCCGTTCAGAGATGAAGGGAAGCCATTTTCGGACGATCTCATGCCTGCGTATGATGAGAGGACGGACATCTGGAAGATCCCAGACGTGACACGGTTCCTGATGGGAAGGGTACCTGGAGGGGATGTGGTCCACTTCCATCTTTTTCAGATCCACGAGCAGTGTAAGAAGGAAGACCCTAAGCTCCGCCCTTCCGCGCTGGATGTTTTGAAGGTGTACCAGTCGGTCTACAGCAGCATGGTGCAGGACAATGCTGGCCTTAGAGACATGCTGTAG